A single genomic interval of Lathyrus oleraceus cultivar Zhongwan6 chromosome 7, CAAS_Psat_ZW6_1.0, whole genome shotgun sequence harbors:
- the LOC127103915 gene encoding uncharacterized protein LOC127103915, translated as MPLSNTSIAVLRQQMDDSNHELLNILTNQMGTVFNPVIQESAETNRQVANQLTRLCNFLGAPARQMAQVVRQTVPIQMEIGAAEDETVHEEQVLRPQQNQGVESGVAGQRIMARNGMSATLQRPIYASPLAEFILQTEAPRGMKVPKYTKFGGESSESIIEHIARYLTQTGDLAHNECLRVKNFSSSLTKVAFTWFTSLAPSSIDSWAKKKIDPTFVKSMSQLADRVRHLERLRLEKVRNNKAKKQKVAFVDYHATDPIYEADYASSTELEIDVAELKPGSTYECRSLIPAQGKNPVEDNPKFPSKTYTFYVTKCEEIFDLDLVQKAIQEGMLKFVGRRMKINADPLHQEEALFVEPVEINMVEITEYDEADMLEQTCKSPDIDIAEVYPRADEDLVDFLYRCKNKGSQVCLCTRCGAVTDKIVAEDFQKL; from the exons ATGCCTTTGTCGAACACTTCAATAGCGGTGTTGAGGCAGCAAATGGATGATAGTAACCATGAGTTGCTTAATATATTAACTAATCAAATGGGTACAGTTTTTAATCCTGTGATACAGgaatctgctgaaacaaataggcaggtggcAAATCAATTGACGCGCTTGTGTAATTTTCTGGGAGCACCGGCTCGACAGATGGCACAAGTGGTTAGGCAAACCGTTCCTATTCAAATGGAGATAGGGGCAGCAGAAGATGAAACAGTCCACGAGGAACAAGTCCTTAGACCCCAACAAAATCAAGGCGTCGAATCAGGAGTAGCAGGAC AAAGGATTATGGCTAGGAATGGTATGAGTGCCACATTGCAAAGGCCAATATATGCTTCCCCGTTGGCTGAGTTTATTCTCCAAACTGAGGCACCTAGAGGAATGAAAGTGCCTAAGTACACTAAGTTTGGGGGAGAATCTAGTGAGTCGATAATAGAGCATATTGCCAGATATCTAACACAGACAGGAGATTTAGCTCATAATGAGTGTTTGAGGGTAAAAAACTTTTCTTCCTCTCTGACTAAGGttgccttcacatggttcacttcCTTAGCCCCAAGTTCGATTGATTCGTGGGCCAa gaagaaaatagacccTACTTTTGTGAAGAGTATGTCAcaattggctgatagagttcgacatcTTGAACGGCTAAGATTAGAAAAGGTTAGAAACAATAAGGCTAAGAAACAAAAAGTGGCATTTGTTGACTATCACGCGACGGATCCAATATACGAGGCTGATTATGCCtcatcgaccgaattagaaatAGACGTGGCTGAGTTAAAGCCAGGATCTACCTATGAGTGTCGATCATTAATTCCTGCACAAGGAAAAAATCCTGTCGAAGACAATCCAAAGTTCCCCTCGAAAACTTATACTTTTTATgtgacaaagtgtgaggaaatttttgattt ggatctggttCAAAAAGCGATTCAAGAAGGCATGCTGAAATTTGTTGGCCGTAGAATGAAGATCAACGCTGACCCTCTCCACCAGGAGGAAGCTCTATTCGTggagccagtcgagatcaacatggtcgagatcaccgAATACGATGAGGCCGACATGCTGGAGCAAACTTGTAAAAGCCCAGATATCGATATAGCTGAAGTCTACCCAAGGGCTGACGAAGATTTGGTAGATTTCCTCTATCGCTGCAAGAATAAGGGTTCACAAGTCTGCTTGTGCACCAGATGTGGTGCTGTCACCGACAAAATAGTTGCTGAAGATTTTCAGAAGCTATAG